The Salmo trutta chromosome 6, fSalTru1.1, whole genome shotgun sequence genomic sequence CAGATCCTGACCTCCCAACAAGAGCTGCTGTCAGCTGAcaacatcaccacagcagctCAGATAGCTAACACACTGCTTCAGTCTGCAAATATCACAGAGGTATTAGATGTTTTGAAATCAAGTCGTGACTATGACATGTTCTGGAAAGAAACGTGAGGTTGTTACTGCAGTGATATGAACACTTGAGGGTCATCCCCTGGTTTTGATCATGTTGCAGGACATCGCAGTGGCAGCTGTAACTACCATCAGTCAGCTGCTGAATGCCAATGAGGAGagtacacaggagagagacgctgtccagaggtgtgtgtgtttgtgtttctgcatATGTTGGAGtatatgtgtgtacgtgtgcctCTGTGCGTGTCTGTATGGGTGTTTTTATGTGTTTCTCTCCCAGCCTCACAGAGACCCTGGGGAAGTTTTCCATGGACCAGCACAATAATGTGTCCTTGATTGTTCAGCCCAAACTGGCAGTCCAGTCTGTCCAAGTACCAAGTGACACAGTAGGGATCCAGTTTACTGCTCTAACTGGTGGGTGGGACTGCTAGTGAACCTGCACACTGTAATTTAAAGTGATAGTTTGTATCTGTGTTAAAATACCAGACTGgttcaaacaaaacaacaattgaAACGTCTCTCCTCTGTTGGTCAATAAGGTTTGGTATGGATTTGGTTTGTTGTTCTACAGACAAGTACAGAAGTAACACTATATTGTTCTGCTTTAAATTGCTAAATCAATTTATTCTCCTTCTCCAGGAAGATCTGGTAATTTTGTGGCCAACAGAATTCATCTCAACACCAACACCTCTGAACTGATAGCTGACAAAGGAGGTTCTACCGATGTCCAGATTGTTATCAAATTCCCACCAGGTGAATTATACCGCTTTCACAGAGAACGCTTAACTGCTCTTTGTGGTTGCCAAAATCAGGTAAGCAGAGTCACATGAGATATGGATAAGTAAACTAATGAGAAGTAATTTGGCTTTCACGATAAGCCTACAAGGCAAGGTCAAGCTACTCATGTATATAAAGTCCTGATATGaacaacattctctctctctctctctctctctctctctctctctctctctgtctctctctctctctctctctctctctctctctctgtctctctctctctctgtctctctctctctctctctctctctctctctgtctctctctctctctctctctctctctctctgtctctctctctctctctctctctctctgtctctggtctctctctctctctctctctctctctctctctctctctctctctctgtctctctctctctctctctctctgtctctctctctctctctctctctctctctctctctctctctctctctctctctctctctctctctctgtctctctctctctctctgtctctctctctctctgtctctctctctctctctctctctctctctctctctctctcctctctctctgtctctctctctctctccctctctctctctctctctctctctctctctgtctctctctctctctctctctctctctgtctctttctctctctctctctctctctctctctctgtctctctgtctctctctctctctctctctctgtctctctctctctctctctctctgtctctctctctctctctctctctctctctctctctctctctctctctccctctctctctttctctccctctctctctttctctctctctctctctttctctctctctctctctctctctccctctctctctctctctctctctctctctctctctctctctctctctctctctctctctctcgcgcgcactcaatttaattcaaagggttttattggcatgggaaacatatatttacattgccaaagcaagtgaaatagataataaacaaaggtgAAATCAACTTTAAAAAATGaactgtaaacattacactcacagaagatTCAAAGGAATAGagccatttcaaatgtcatattatggctatgtacagttttataacggtctctctctctctctctctccactcagtTTCGCATAGTAACAACACAAACCACTCCATTGGTTTTGTGCTCTACCAAAACGACCGGTTCTTCAGGTCCAGGGCTTTCAGTGCTTCTTCAGGGACCAGCAGAAGGGTTATCTCTGCTAACCTGGGACAAGTGTCTGGGTTACATGTTGAGATGCTCTTCAAGCCCACAGTAAGATTTATCTTGGAATCAGTAAACACATAGTGGTACAAATTCTCTTGGAAACGTAATGGGAAGTTATCCATTATCTAAGTCAGGGGTAGGCAGCACAGTTCCTGGAGTGCCCCAGGTattgcaggattttgttccaactaggcaaTACACCTGACCTGCTATTTGATCAGTTCAGTCATTGCCTAAAGTCagcacacctggtcttccaggttgtTTAAATCAAAAACACGATGTGCCTGtggccctccaggaccagggttgcctacccttGATCTAAGTTAACCATTGACGCTTATCAGCCATAAGGAACAAGGAAGCATATTTTGGCCAGTGAACAAGGAAGCACATGTTGTATTGTATATAATATGATCTATAAAATATTATTAATTTTTTTCCCACATGTGCTTAATGACCTGTTATACTTCACAATTTACtttatgattattattttttaatttaagaATACTGTGAATGCACGTCTTTTGCTGAAGGATTTACAGTGAGTTTGTTTCTGTTCTCACTTCTCAGGCTGTTCCTAACGCCTCCCTCTATGACTTTGCCTGCGTGTCATGGAACTACACGTTGAAAGACTGGAGCACCTCTGGCTGCTCCAAAGTCAACCACTCAGAAGACGGCCTGCGATGTTTCTGTAATCACACCACTAACTTCGCTGTGCTTATGGTGAGTAGCTAGCTGCCTTCATCTCCCTTTTACTGACCACACTCTGACATATGGTTTACATCAGCAGGATCCAGACAGATGAGGGCAATGACTTTCTATATGACTGTGACAAAAACTTAGTgttgaatgtatttttttatgttcTTTCTACAGTCGTTCAGGAAGGATTTTAAATACGCTGAAGCGCTAAACTGGATCACCATATTGGGATGCTCCATGTCCATCATAGGGTTGAGTTTAACAATAACATTCCAGATCGTGACCAGGTAAGATCCTACAGGGTTCCAGAACCAATTCAAAATATACAATAACATTCCAGATCGTTACCCGGTAAGATCCTACAGGGTTCCAGAACCAATTCTAAATATACAGTAACATTCCATATCGTGTACTGTTAAGATCCTACAGGGCTCCAGAACCAATTCTAAATATACAGTAACATTCCATATCGTGTACTGTTAAGATCCTACAGGGCTCCAGAACCAATTCTAAATATACAGTAACATTCCATATCGTGTACTATTAAGATCCTACAGGGTTCCAGAACCAATTCTAAATATACAGTAACATTCCATATCGTGTACTGTTAAGATCCTACAGGGCTCCAGAACCAATTCTAAATATACAGTAACATTCCATATCGTGTACTGTTAAGATCCTACAGGGCTCCAGAACCAATTCTAAATATACAGTAACATTCCATATCGTGTACTGTTAAGATCCTACAGGGTTCCAGAACCAATTCTAAATATACAGTAACATTCCATATCGTGTACTGTTAAGATCCTACAGGGCTCCAGAACCAATTCTAAATATACAATAACATTTCCATATTGTGTACTGTTAAGATCCTACAGGGCTCCAGAACCAATTCTAAATATACAATAACATTTCCATATTGTGTACTGTTAAGATCCTACAGGGCTCCACAACCAGTTAAAAATATTGGGTGCATCTCTGAAGCCCTTTGTCTGATCCAACAGGACTTGATAGGTGAAACCATTATGAAACCCACTATTAAAGAACCAATAACTTCCCTAACGTAGTGTTGTCTATCACCTGTCCCTAGGAAATCACGCAAATCCAACCCAACAGTCCTCTTAGTGAGCGTCTGCGTGTGTCTCCTGATCTTCACCCTCCTCTTCATGTTGGGAGTGGACAACCCTCATAAACAGCTGGACAGACCTGAAATACAGAAGGACAACATTCTCCCCCTgtccgacacacacacagagcgggaCAGAGGGCCTTGTACTGCAGTGGCGGTCCTGCTGCAGTACTTCCTGTTGGGGACGTTCACCTGGAACACGCTGTACGCCACACATGTCTTCCTGATGATCAGAAACAGCCTGGCCACCAGCCCGTCACAGTTCACAGCCTATACTGTGGCCATCGGATGGGGTAGGACAGCATGGAGAAACATAAAGTATTTAGTAGTTTCAGAAGCTATGGCTGGCATTAGCCCTGGGCTCCTTTAACCAAAACTAATGCTAGGGGATATTTTCAGGCTCTAATAAGCCTGAAATAGAACATAAAATCAATTTGTATAGTGATGTTATGTCTTTAGAGGATGTATGTGTAGTGTATTTACTCTGTATATGGCTGCATgcacgtgtcacgtcctgaccatagagtgatcttattttctatggtagagtaggtcagggcgtgactgggggtttatctagtttattttttctatgttgtgttctagtttatttttggggggttttgtatgattcccaattagaggcagctggtcatcgttgtctctaaatggggatcatatttaagtcattgtttttcccacctgtgtttgtgggagattattttaagttagtgcatgttgcacctctgtcgtcacggtttgtgttttgtttatagtttattgtttgtttggctaagtttcacaatatcataaagatgtggaacgatactcacgctgcgccttggtccgtttctacacacaagcgtgacagaatctccctccaccagaggaccaagcagcgtggccaggaggagtggacatgggaggagatcctggacggcAATGGGCCCTGGACGCAgattggggagtatcgccgtccaagggaggagatagaggcagcaaaagaggaacggcgacgatacgaggaattacgacggcaacgacggaagcccgagaggcagctcggCACACGgggattggcggagtcaggttttagacctgagccaactccctgtgcttaccgtggggagcgtgtgaccagtctgGCACTGTGTTATGCAGTGATGCGCaccgtatctccagtgcgcattcacagtccggtgcgcttgttgccggctccccgcatttgccgggctaaagtgagcattcagccaggacgggttgtgccggctcagcgaccctggtctccggtgcgtctcctcggtccaggatatcctgcgtcggctctacgcactgtgtcgccagtgcgccttcacagcccagtgtgtcctgtgccagcgccgcgcacttgccgggctaaagtgagcattcagccaggatgggttgtggcATCTCTATGCTCCaaacctccagtgcgcctccacggtccagtatatcctgcaccggttctacgcaccaggtctccagtgtgcctccacagcccagtacgtcctgtgcctcctcctcgcactttccctgaagtgcgtgtcctcagtcaggtacgtcctgtgtctgctctccgcactcgccctgaggtgcgtgttaccagtctggcgccacctgtgccggccccacgcatcaggcctccagtgcgccttcccgttccagagcttccggcgacagttcccagtccagagcttccggcgacggttcccggtccggagcttccggcgacggtccccggtccagaCCTTACGGCGACGGTccccggcccggagcctccatcgatgctggcggatccgcaggatgagagggttcttcgtcctgcaccagagccgccaccaacactagacaccccccctaaccctcccttttggtttcaggttttgcggccagagtccgcacctttggggggggttcTGTCACATCTTGACCATAGattgctcttattttctatggtagagtaggtcagggcgtgactgggggggttatctagtttattttttctatgttgtgttctagtttattctatgttgggttttttgtatgattcccaattagaggcagctggtcatcgttgtctctaattggggatcatatttaagtagttgtttttcccacctgtgtttgtgggagaatattttgagttagtgcatgttgcacctctgtcgtcacggtttgtgttttgtttatagtttattgtttgtttggctaagtttcacaatataataaagatgtcgaacgatactcacgctgcgccttggtccgtttctacacacaagcgtgacagCAAGTCTACCAGGAAATAACAACATCATTCTCTGTCCTTTAGGACTGCCTGCGGTTGTGGTGGCTCTCACCTTAGGAATTAGTTACAGAGTGGATGATCCACTGGGTTACAGGCAGGAGGAATTGTGAGTCAATACTACTATTGTACTACTActctgtactgtattgtactatactgtactatactatactgtactgtactacttcTGTATTACttctctgtactgtactatactaccaCAACTACACCTGAGTGCTGTGCTGAACTGCAATTGTATTCCTCCTTGGTTATTACATAATAGGTTCATTTTAAATTAAAGTGGGGCAATTGATTTATAAAATTGCATAACTCATGCTGTAAAAGGTTATCACTGTCAGTTTTTGTATACATGTTTATTATGCATGCGAATAattgtaaaagtaaaaaatataaatacagtatattaagAATGATCAATTTTTTCCAAGGTTTCTTGTTTACTTATGCTACCCACCATGTTTGGTTAATACCACGTTCTTCAAATAACAGGCGTTCTGTTTTGTCTGTCATAGAGTCGCACTCTCTAACTCATTCATTTGACCTCTCAGTTGCTGGCTTGCTGCCCTCGATCCAAAGGGGAACTTTgacttcaaactgccaatgttTTGGGGGTTTCTGATCCCTGTGGCGTTCATGCTTATGTTCAACACAGTGGTGTTGGTATATTTTGCAGTTACAACATGCAAGACCAACCCACATTTAACCAGGTAACATTAATGGGGACACAAAGTAGAAAGTTGGAGTCATAAAAATCAGTCTTGATAAAAATGCCTACTGACGAGCTTGTTAATTTTTAACTGTCTTTCAATGAAAAGCCTATTATAAATAATTTATTTGTTATTAGTCATTAGTAACCAAATCACAATTTAATGAGCACCGTGCACTAACCCACTCAGTCAATGGAAGCATACTGTTCTTCTACCACAGCATTACAGCAGTCTATTACAGCAATGTTGGTTATGTTTCCCAGTACAAGACACACATCGATGAAGAAGACGTTCCTCAGTAGCTTCTCTCTGGCTGTGGTGCTCGGTCTCTCCTGGATCCTGGGCTATCTGTTGCTCATTACACAGAACCAGACCATGTACACCATACTCAACATCTCCTTCTGTGTACTCACCACCACTCAGGTagtaaatgtatgcactcactgctggaagtcactctggataacagtgtctgctaaatgactaaaatgtaaactatAAATACTAGTGTACTATTGTACCACAGAATTCAGACATGATTGAAAATTAGACACCTACTAAACATAAATAAATTGCGCTGGTCTTTATGGAAACGATACCTTTTGTTTGTCCTTGTGTGTTCCTGAAAATACTTGATAACGTTTTTGTTTTCGCTCCACAGGGCTTCCAGATTTTCATTCTGTTCACAGCAAGAACAGCAATTTTCAAGAAAAATATGTTAAGTGTTTTGAAATCTGTCTCTAGCGCTGGGATCCCTCTTCACACCAAGAAGTTCAGTCTATGGGGAGGCGAGCACAGTGATCAAGTAGAATCATACACACAGCTGGACACTGATCTGTCATTTCCACCTTGGTCCTCACAGACATCTAACTGATGGACTGCAAGTTCAACCTGTGTTGAAAAATATCTCATATACCTCCACTATTATCCTATAATATATAATACACACAACATTTTGTGTCAATGTATATTTACTGTGAATTCCCTCAGAAGTTGTGTTGTCTAATGACTTTTTGGCATAAATACTGTATATCCTGAACATTTGTTCTTTATAAAATGTTACTGTTTTAAATAAATCTGTGATTATTCTCTTTTAAGCGGATTTTTGTAGTTATTCATAGTGAGAAAAACACAATTTTACACAATATCTCCGAAAATAGATTTAGACAGTGTAGCCCAGGGGTGTAAAACAAATGTTCCCCTCCGGTCACGCACTTAAAATTGACTAAGAAGCTGCTGCTCCATCGGCCTGCACAGCACAGGCAGCAAGCTGCAGCTGCCAGTTACATCTGTGGTAGAGGACTACAGGGCAACACATGCACGTCAGCCTATAATGCTGTGGGATATCAAGGATGAGAGGGTTCGACAGGCAGAGATCGAGGTCAGTGGTCGCAAGTGGTCAACCAGCGGAGCACTCAGGGAGGCGGAGGAACAGCTGCAACATGGTGACGTTGTTGGGTCGGTAAACCAAGACAGGCTGGGTCTGGGATGCACAACTAGGTCAAGCTGGAAGAAAGCAGATCCAAAGGAGTGCTGTGGTGCAGAGGGAGATATGAAACACTGAGGAAGAAAACAGGCATGTCAGAGGGAGGTATGAAACACTGAGGAAGAAAGCAGGCATGTCAGAGGGAGGTATGAAACACTGAGGAAGAAAGCAGGCATGTCAGAGTCGTAGCCATGAAAGAACACAGCAGCTGGACATGCTGGGGGAACGTGAGAGAGAGGGCACTCACCTGGAACACGGAAGGGCAGTGAATAAAGTTTCCGCATTGCTCTGTGTACAATGTTTTTTCCACACCAACAAACCTTCACACGTGGGGGTTGGCAGACAGCCCAGACAGCTGCACACTATGTGGATGGATGACCAGTCAACTTGGAGCACGTGCTCTCCTCCTGCCACGCAGGTCTGACCGATGGACAATTCAGGTGGCGGCATGACCAAATACTGACTGAACTGGCCACGGGACTGGAGCAAGCAAGGAGAAAGCTGAAACATCTCACCCAGGGCTCCTGTTTCATCCACTTCCTCAGGTCAGGAGAGAGCGCAGCAAAGtcaacatgtagtaaccaaaaacgtgttaaacaaaatatattttatatttgagattctttattAAAGtaacccttgatgacagctttgcatactcttggcattctctcaaccagcttaatgaggttgtcacctggaatgcatttcaattaacaggtgtgccttattaaaagttaatttgtggaatttctttccttcttaatgtatttgagccaatcagttgtattctgacaaggtaggggtggtatacagaatatagccctacatggtaaaagaccaagttcatattatggcaagaacagctcaaataagcaaagagaattgacagtccatcatttctttaagacatgaacgTCAGTTAATCTGGAAAgttacttcaagtgcagtcgcaaaaaccatcaagcgctttgatgaaactgactctcatgaggaccgccacaggaaaggaagacacagagttacctctgctgcagagggtaagttcattagagttaccagcctcagaaattgtagcccaaataaatgcttcacagagttcaagtaacagacatatctcaacatcaactgttcagaggagactgcatgaatcaggccttcatcgtcgaattgctgcaaagaaaccactactaaaggacaccagtaagaagaagagacttgcttgggccaagaaacacgagcaatggacattagactggtggaaatctgtacgttggtctgatgagtccagatttgagatttttggttccaaccgccgtgtctttgtgagacacagagaaggtgaatggatgatctcggcatgtgtggttcccaccttgaagaATGGAGGAGGAATTGTGATGGTATttgggtactttgctggtgagaattcaagggacacttatccagcatggctaccacagcattctgcagcgatacgccatcccatctggtttccgcttagtgggactatcatttgttttcaacaggacaatgacgcaaCACGCCTCCAGCCtttttaagggctatttgaccaaggagagtgatggagtgctgcattagatggtctggcctccacaatcacccgacctcaacccaattgagatgatttgggatgagttggactgcagagtgaaagaaaagcaaccgacaagtgctcagcatatgtgggatgtCGTATCTGGACTATCATTATTTATATCAAATCAGTTCTCTAGGtttaattattacgtgattaaactaatcaagTAAACATTCATTAacaggaagtcggggcaccacggaaaatgttGAGATTTACAGTCATAATTTTccaaatataactcttcagatattttaatatctgatcaattccAGTCTTCTATTAACAAATTATTATTTcctcatcagttctcattactgaacgtcgcaaacccttggatatctgcacgaaccctagcctaaatcatgaatcaacaatatacaaattggctt encodes the following:
- the LOC115195163 gene encoding adhesion G-protein coupled receptor G7-like; its protein translation is MPTTDMPTSDTPTTDMPTTDMPTTGTPTSDTPTTDMPTTGTPTSDTPTTNMPTTGTPTSDTPTTDMPTTDMPTSDTPTTDMPTTDMPTTDMPTTGTPTSDTPTTDMPTTGTPTSDTPTTNMPTTGTPTSDTPTTDMPTTGTPTSDTPTTDMPTTGTPTSDTPTTDMPTTDMPTSDTPTTDMPTSDTPTTDMPTTDMPTTGTPTSDTPTTDMPTTGTPTSDTPTTNMPTTGTPTSDTPTTDMPTTDMPTSDTPTTDMPTTDMPTTRTPTSDMPTTDMPTTGTPTSDTPTTDMPTTDMPTTDMPTTGTPTSDTPTTDMPTTETPTTDIPTTDISTTELVCGPTATLPIPSPSPTTTSPTTSTPTTSTTTPTIPSPTTSSPTTTSPTIPTTTSPTTISPTTSPTTTSTTIPPLVCINSGELQSRVCICPDEWTGETCSDGNFCNSTRKDGFSFQRTTVGWSAYSKELCNKTASASLPRASARCLNDTGSPMFGSPHKLQCELLLRDIQGNISSSSGDLLQLAVSTQILTSQQELLSADNITTAAQIANTLLQSANITEDIAVAAVTTISQLLNANEESTQERDAVQSLTETLGKFSMDQHNNVSLIVQPKLAVQSVQVPSDTVGIQFTALTGRSGNFVANRIHLNTNTSELIADKGGSTDVQIVIKFPPVSHSNNTNHSIGFVLYQNDRFFRSRAFSASSGTSRRVISANLGQVSGLHVEMLFKPTAVPNASLYDFACVSWNYTLKDWSTSGCSKVNHSEDGLRCFCNHTTNFAVLMSFRKDFKYAEALNWITILGCSMSIIGLSLTITFQIVTRKSRKSNPTVLLVSVCVCLLIFTLLFMLGVDNPHKQLDRPEIQKDNILPLSDTHTERDRGPCTAVAVLLQYFLLGTFTWNTLYATHVFLMIRNSLATSPSQFTAYTVAIGWGLPAVVVALTLGISYRVDDPLGYRQEEFCWLAALDPKGNFDFKLPMFWGFLIPVAFMLMFNTVVLVYFAVTTCKTNPHLTSTRHTSMKKTFLSSFSLAVVLGLSWILGYLLLITQNQTMYTILNISFCVLTTTQGFQIFILFTARTAIFKKNMLSVLKSVSSAGIPLHTKKFSLWGGEHSDQVESYTQLDTDLSFPPWSSQTSN